Proteins from one Phalacrocorax carbo chromosome 19, bPhaCar2.1, whole genome shotgun sequence genomic window:
- the FSTL3 gene encoding follistatin-related protein 3 — protein MPLRLALCLLALCSPAAAHGGICWLQQGKEAKCTMILKTGVTWEECCANGNVDVAWSNYTYPGNKISLLGFLGLVTCHPCKESCEGVVCGPDKVCKMKHGRPQCACAPDCSSLPRKLQVCGSDGYTYRDECDLLTAKCRDHPDLEVMYQGKCKKSCSSVVCPGTHTCVVDQTGSAHCVMCRTAPCPEPTSLDHALCGNNNVTYPSACHLRRATCHRGRSIGVRHYGSCSAAAKFSSETGNAEENYV, from the exons atGCCGCTGCGGCTGGCGCTCTGCCTGCTCGCCCTctgcagccccgccgccgcgcacG GTGGgatctgctggctgcagcaggggaaggaggccAAGTGCACCATGATCCTGAAGACGGGCGTGACGTGGGAGGAATGCTGTGCCAACGGCAATGTGGACGTGGCTTGGTCTAATTACACCTACCCAGGCAACAAGATCAGCCTGCTGGGCTTCCTGGGGCTGGTGACCTGCCACCCCTGCAAAG agAGCTGCGAGGGGGTGGTGTGCGGCCCCGACAAGGTCTGCAAGATGAAGCACGGGCGTCCCCAGTGCGCCTGCGCCCCCGACTGCTCCAGCCTGCCCCGCAAGCTGCAGGTCTGCGGCTCCGACGGCTACACCTACCGAGACGAGTGCGACCTGCTGACGGCCAAGTGCAGAGACCACCCTGACCTCGAAGTGATGTACCAGGGCAAATGCAAAA AGTCCTGCTCCAGCGTGGTGTGTCCCGGCACCCACACCTGCGTGGTGGACCAGACGGGCAGCGCCCACTGCGTGATGTGCCGGACGGCTCCCTGCCCCGAGCCCACCAGCCTGGACCACGCTCTCTGCGGCAACAACAACGTCACCTACCCCTCGGCGTGCCACCTCCGGCGGGCCACCTGCCACCGCGGCCGCTCCATCGGCGTGCGCCACTACGGGAGCTGCTCGG CTGCGGCCAAATTCTCGTCGGAGACTGGCAATGCCGAAGAGAACTACGTGTGA